In Fragaria vesca subsp. vesca linkage group LG5, FraVesHawaii_1.0, whole genome shotgun sequence, the genomic stretch TTGTCCTGCCATTGGCAAACAGTTCGCCGCCGAAGAAATTTCCGCTCAGGTTTTTCTCTTTTCCGCTTCCATTTTGTATCTGTGGATGGAAATTGGTTTATTGACAAACCATTGTTGTTATTGTTATTAGGTTTTGAGAAAGCTTGTGGACGATGCTTCCAAGTTTCTAAATGATAAAGTCACAAAAGCTGTGGTTACTGTACCTGCTTACTTTAACGACTCTCAAAGGACTGCTACAAAAGATGCCGGCCGGATTGCCGGGTTGGAAGTTCTGAGGATCATAAATGAGCCTACTGCCGCCTCCTTAGCTTATGGATTTGAAAAGAAGAACAATGAAACTATCTTAGTGTTTGACCTTGGAGGTGGTACTTTTGATGTCTCAGGTATGGTATTTGTTCAACACAACTGAGATGTGTGTTGCTTTTAGTCAATTATGTCACTGTGAATCTGCTACCTAAGGAAATGTCACCAACTCGTTGCCGTTCTGCTACAGTGCTGGAGGTCGGTGATGGAGTTTTTGAAGTGCTATCTACTTCTGGTGATACACATTTAGGTGGTGATGATTTTGATAAGGTAAGTATCTGCTTTCTTTTTCTTTCTCTGTGCTGCGTTTAGTACACCTAGGACCTGTGTTGTACAGTCTCTATGCCATTGCATTCTACTTAATCCTTTTGGACCGTTTTCTATCCATTGCTTGCAATGTTTCATCATTTTGGACTGTTTGTGAGTTTGTAAGAATCCTAACCCTGTGGTTTTGGACAATCGTGGCTGGAAAACCTAAAAGTTTTTTAAAAAATTTAATGAATAAAAAAAAAGTAATAAGACTGTGTATTGAGGAACCAGTTGCTTGGACTATGGAACCTTTGCTATCTGATGTGGTACTGTCATAGCTGTCAAATTATTTGGAAATTCCCATTATGGAATGAAAAAAATTTAGTGGGTAATTTCTGATGATTAGACAAATCATGTAACCATTATTTGGTTGGCTGGAGGGGTTGTGGTATTTGGGAAGTCCTAGAACTTATATCTTTATGAATCCTTTTCTAATGATTGGTTTGGGGATTGCAAGTTATTAGACAAAATGAAGCATGTTGAGTGGCTTAAAATGTTTACAATTGCTACAGTTGAGCAATTTGCTTATGCAGAACATACCATACTTTCAAAGTTCTACAAACAGAAAACTGTTTTAGCATCGTGATGCAAATGAAACTCATTTTTTTTTTCTATAAAGTAATTAATAACAGAAATTGTAATGTTATGTCCATTTTAGTTGCTACGACTATGGTAAACTTGGCATTTTAATCTGTTCATGGGTTTTGCCTTTGGGTGAAGTGATACATCAGATCTAATTTGGATTTTATTATACAGAGGATTGTTGATTGGCTTGCTGCGGACTTCAAAAGAGATGAAGGAATTGATCTATTAAAGGATAAACAAGCCCTTCAGCGGCTGACAGAGACAGCTGAGAAAGCCAAAATGGAGTTGTCATCTTTAACACAGGCAAACATAAGGTACGTTATGACTATATAAGAGTTGAAGAATTATCTCTCTCTGGAATCTTCATTATTTAGGTACTTGTAGTGTGTTTTATTTCCAGCATATTCTCATTGGTTATAATTGTTTTCTTGCAGCTTGCCTTTCATTACTGCAACTGCAGATGGCCCCAAGCACATTGAGACAACACTTACAAGGGCCAAGTTCGAGGAGTTGTGCTCTGATCTCCTTGACAGGTAAGAACTGTTGAAACTTGTGTCGTAACTTTTGTTGTGAGCTCTTTCTGTTGCTAATTCATGGTATCCTATTTGATTATTCCGATTGCAGTAGGTTTTCTAGTGCTACCTTTGCCTCCTATTCCTTTTCTACAACCCCTGAAAATTTTGCATCTGAACTGACTTCTATAGAGTTGTGCAGACTGAAAACACCTGTTGAAAATTCATTGAGGGATGCAAAACTTTCCTTTAAAGACCTAGATGAGGTAATACTTGTTGGTGGGTCAACACGTATACCAGCTGTTCAGGAGCTTGTGAGGAAGATAACGGGAAAAGAACCAAATGTTACTGTCAATCCTGATGAAGTTGTTGCCCTGGGGGCTGCAGTTCAGGTTGGTCATGATTTTTCTTTACAGTTGCTAACATTATAACTGAATGATATATAATTGCCTTCTTAGTATAACTGAATGTTTTTTCATTTGCTAGTATGGTTACCTTACTGTGGCTACTTCATTTTACTGGAGTCTAGGCTGGAGTATTAGCTGGAGATGTAAGCGACATCGTATTGTTGGATGTGACACCACTATCACTAGGTTTGGAGACCCTTGGCGGTGTCATGACAAAGATCATCCCAAGAAACACCACTCTACCTACCTCTAAGTCAGAGGTCTTCTCAACTGCTGCAGATGGGCAGACTAGTGTGGAGATTAACGTTCTTCAAGGGGAGAGAGAATTTGTCAGAGATAACAAATCTCTTGGCAGTTTCCGTTTGGATGGTATCCCGCCTGCACCACGTGGGGTTCCTCAGATTGAAGTGAAGTTTGATATCGATGCCAATGGCATTCTCTCGGTCGCTGCTGTTGACAAGGGCACCGGCAAAAAGCAGGATATCACCATTACTGGTGCAAGCACGTTGCCTAATGATGAGGTGTGTATGGATTGTTTAAAAATGGATGGCTCTGCCATATTCAATTTGGTCATGAACTCTAGACATGTTGGACTTTCTTGTTTGTTTTTGTTTTTTACTGTTGGATCATGCTTCAAGGAAAATGTCTTTGGAACTTACAGGTACAAAGAATGGTTAACGAAGCGGAGAAGTTTGCAAAGGAGGACAAGGAGAAGAGAGATGCCATTGACACGAAGAACCAGGCAGATTCTGTTGTCTACCAGACAGAGAAGCAGCTGAAGGAACTGGGAGACAAGGTTCCAGCCCCAGTTAAAGAGAAGGTTGAGGCAAAACTTGGAGAACTCAAGGAAGCTATTTCTGGGGGTTCAACCCAAGCTATAAAGGATTCAATGGCTGCCCTCAACCAGGAAGTTATGCAGCTCGGACAGTCCCTTTATAACCAGCCTGGTGCCCCTGGTGCAGGTGCAGGGCCAACACCACCCGGTGCAGAAGCTGGGCCTTCAGAGTCGTCATCATCTTCAGGAAAGGGACCTGATGGAGATGTCATTGATGCAGATTTTACTGACAGCAAGTGAGCAAATATGGTGGGTAGATAGTTGTTTTCTTATTTGTTTTTCTTGTTCACAAAATGTGCATAAGAGATAGAATCGACATGAGCAAGACCCGTTGAGGTGGTTGGGGTTGAATGGGGTCATTTTTGTTTGAATTATGGAGTTGATTTGGGTTGCTAGAATAGATTTCAATTGAAGTTAAACTAGAGTGACAGCAAGATTGTGGATTTATTAGTTTGAGCAGCGTCCGCTTAAAATGCTGAATAGTGAAACTATCTTTGCTTTTAAAAAAAATAAAAAAAAGCTATTTGTTACAGAAAATATGATATAGAACAAGGTCTACTCGTTCTCATTAGAAACCCTCTTTATATAGAGGTGAATTTCAACGGTAATTACACGCACATAATGACGATAATCAATGGTAATAACAATGTACATAATGACTGATATAACTAATTGAGCTGTTACATCCGTTAATCACTAATGCCTTAATCTATTCTCGTCAGTTACTTTGACGAAGGCACACATAAGGTATTTTTCTTTCAACACTCCCCCTTGTGCCAAGTCAAAGTTAAAACAGTGCATATGGTGTTGTCTTATTAAAAACCTTGCCAAGTAACAAAAACCTAATGGGACAAAATAAATCTTGGTCGAAGGGAAAAAGAGCATAACGCACCTATGTGTTAGTCTCCCTCTGAAGTCTACACTCCCCCTGACTTTTACATCAATCAAGGGTGCTAGGAACGTTCTCACATTCCTATGTTTCTCACAGGGTATCGTTGTTTTCCTAATGGTGAATACATGACCATTTTGGAAACAACCTATTGGTCGTATATAGATACTTTGCATTAGTAATGACCTACCAAAGCATTGCTTGGTGTATTGGTGTAGGAGATTACAGTTCCATCTGCATTCCCTTTCGACTTGCTTTTGGGATATGATGAACCTAAGTCAATGGTTTCTTTATGTATCATGATACATTTTAGTTGACGTTGCGTTGNNNNNNNNNNNNNNNNNNNNNNNNNNNNNNNNNNNNNNNNNNNNNNNNNNNNNNNNNNNNNNNNNNNNNNNNNNNNNNNNNNNNNNNNNNNNNNNNNNNNNNNNNNNNNNNNNNNNNNNNNNNNNNNNNNNNNNNNNNNNNNNNNNNNNNNNNNNNNNNNNNNNNNNNNNNNNNNNNNNNNNNNNNNNNNNNNNNNNNNNNNNNNNNNNNNNNNNNNNNNNNNNNNNNNNNNNNNNNNNNNNNNNNNNNNNNNNNNNNNNNNNNNNNNNNNNNNNNNNNNNNNNNNNNNNNNNNNNNNNNNNNNNNNNNNNNNNNNNNNNNNNNNNNNNNNNNNNNNNNNNNNNNNNNNNNNNNNNNNNNNNNNNNNNNNNNNNNNNNNNNNNNNNNNNNNNNNNNNNNNNNNNNNNNNNNNNNNNNNNNNNNNNNNNNNNNNNNNNNNNNNNNNNNNNNNNNNNNNNNNNNNNNNNNNNNNNNNNNNNNNNNNNNNNNNNNNNNNNNNNNNNNNNNNNNNNNNNNNNNNNNNNNNNNNNNNNNNNNNNNNNNNNNNNNNNNNNNNNNNNNNNNNNNNNNNNNNNNNNNNNNNNNNNNNNNNNNNNNNNNNNNNNNNNNNNNNNNNNNNNNNNNNNNNNNNNNNNNNNNNNNNNNNNNNNNNNNNNNNNNNNNNNNNNNNNNNNNNNNNNNNNNNNNNNNNNNNNNNNNNNNNNNNNNNNNNNNNNNNNNNNNNNNNNNNNNNNNNNNNNNNNNNNNNNNNNNNNNNNNNNNNNNNNNNNNNNNNNNNNNNNNNNNNNNNNNNNNNNNNNNNNNNNNNNNNNNNNNNNNNNNNNNNNNNNNNNNNNNNNNNNNNNNNNNNNNNNNNNNNNNNNNNNNNNNNNNNNNNNNNNNNNNNNNNNNNNNNNNNNNNNNNNNNNNNNNNNNNNNNNNNNNNNNNNNNNNNNNNNNNNNNNNNNNNNNNNNNNNNNNNNNNNNNNNNNNNNNNNNNNNNNNNNNNNNNNNNNNNNNNNNNNNNNNNNNNNNNNNNNNNNNNNNNNNNNNNNNNNNNNNNNNNNNNNNNNNNNNNNNNNNNNNNNNNNNNNNNNNNNNNNNNNNNNNNNNNNNNNNNNNNNNNNNNNNNNNNNNNNNNNNNNNNNNNNNNNNNNNNNNNNNNNNNNNNNNNNNNNNNNNNNNNNNNNNNNNNNNNNNNNNNNNNNNNNNNNNNNNNNNNNNNNNNNNNNNNNNNNNNNNNNNNNNNNNNNNNNNNNNNNNNNNNNNNNNNNNNNNNNNNNNNNNNNNNNNNNNNNNNNNNNNNNNNNNNNNNNNNNNNNNNNNNNNNNNNNNNNNNNNNNNNNNNNNNNNNNNNNNNNNNNNNNNNNNNNNNNNNNNNNNNNNNNNNNNNNNNNNNNNNNNNNNNNNNNNNNNNNNNNNNNNNNNNNNNNNNNNNNNNNNNNNNNNNNNNNNNNNNNNNNNNNNNNNNNNNNNNNNNNNNNNNNNNNNNNNNNNNNNNNNNNNNNNNNNNNNNNNNNNNNNNNNNNNNNNNNNNNNNNNNNNNNNNNNNNNNNNNNNNNNNNNNNNNNNNNNNNNNNNNNNNNNNNNNNNNNNNNNNNNNNNNNNNNNNNNNNNNNNNNNNNNNNNNNNNNNNNNNNNNNNNNNNNNNNNNNNNNNNNNNNNNNNNNNNNNNNNNNNNNNNNNNNNNNNNNNNNNNNNNNNNNNNNNNNNNNNNNNNNNNNNNNNNNNNNNNNNNNNNNNNNNNNNNNNNNNNNNNNNNNNNNNNNNNNNNNNNNNNNNNNNNNNNNNNNNNNNNNNNNNNNNNNNNNNNNNNNNNNNNNNNNNNNNNNNNNNNNNNNNNNNNNNNNNNNNNNNNNNNNNNNNNNNNNNNNNNNNNNNGACATCCACGTAAATTATTTTCCAAGAATGATAATTTAGATTTCAATACCAAGATTCATAATGGTCACACTATTTTCGATGCTTTGTGAAAATACTTTATCACAATAATTTAGATGTTATGAATGTACTTTTCATAACAACCTAATTTATAGGACATGCAAAATGGTAATATTTACTAAAATAATAATAAAAAAATAGTCGTAATATATACAATCAGTTTAATAGTAAAACTAGATTTCACATTTTACCATGTCATTCATTAGCACCATAGTAAATAGTTAACAATAATAGTAACTATTAATTACCACACAGTAAGTTAAAGAGTTACCTCAGCACCAGTGAGGTCAAAAATAATTCGAATCTGGTTAAAACGCAGGTCGGGCTCGGAGAATCCGGGTCGAGCTTCTATGTTCGGGTCGCCGGCCGGGATGGGCAGATCGACGCTGGGCCTGTGAAAGGAGCTAGTGCGGCGGCATTGCGGAGCGAGCGCTGGACAGAGCAAGGTGGTGCGTTCGGCGTTTGGGGTTTGCGTCACCGGGCTTGATCGGTCGGAGCAGAACCGGCGCTCGTCGGATCTAGGCTGCTCGCCGGGGTGCGCAAACGTCGTTGGGGCGCGCTCGGATTGGCTCGAGGCTGGTCGGATCTCAGCAGTAGGGCTAAGGGTACACCGGTCCGCCGGTGAGGAGAGAAAGGCAGTGATGTTACTGCCTGGGTGGGAAAAACGGCTAGGGGTTTTTTTTTTGTTGGCAGAAAACTCAAAACGTAAACTAGAGCAACGTGTCTGATAACGTGTTACAGAAAATATGATATGGAACAAGGTCTACTCATTCTCATTAGAAACCCTCTTTATATAGAGGTGAATTTTCAACGGTAATTGCACGCACATAATGACGATAATCAATGGTAATAACAATGTACATAATGACTTATATAACTAATTGAGCTGTTACATCCGTTAATCACTAATGCCTTAATCTATTCTCGTCAGTTACTTTGATGAAGACACACATAAGATATTTTTCCTTCAACACTATTTTTTTTATTTTTTTTATTACAAACAGAGCTCAAACGAGTTTAAAGAAAAAAATCAACAGCTAAATATTTTCTGCTTCATGTGTGAACTCAAATCATCACCCGGGGGGGGGGGGGGGGTCTCTAATGTCTGTGAAGCCCAAATCATGTGGGAGATCGTGAAGGTGATATGGATTATCCCTCTCTTTTCTTTTTTTTTTTTTATATGCAGTTGATTATAACTCTCTGGAGATAGCCTATTCCGTGCACTAGGACGTCTAAGAGCGCGTGCAAGCTAAACCACGTTAGCTGCGAATGGTCTTGTTTTTGTCTTCCTTTCTATTCTCTCGTCTCCCTTAATTACATCAGCCATCTCCCTCAAAACTGCAAACCGCATCCAGGTCTCTTTCCCTTTCTCCTTCGACTGCCAAATCCACCTCTGTAAATCTGCCGCCCCATTCTCCGACCACCTCCATCTCCTCGACATCCAGTATAAATGAATGTGACGGCAAATCTAACTGTGACTGTTCTTACTGGTCTTGTTGTTGTCACGAATTCGCAGTGTTTTGTTGATTAGTGATAATCGATATGATTAAAGGAGGCCGACGATCTTGGCGAGGATGGCGGAGAAGCTGAGGAGGAAGAAGCCGTAGTGGGTGTTGCCATTCAGCAGGTCGGGACTTGAGGGTTTGGGTAGAGAGATCGGAGCTTTGGGTATAGATGGGGCTGAATTGAAATGGGTATGATTCAATTATCGATAATGGGTGGAGATATGGGAAGAGAGGGAGGGGAAGAAGGATCGGTCTCGCTCTGTGGCTTACCACTTTTAGACGTTGTAATTGATTTTTAATCATGTTTTACAAATAGTTGAAAACTGACTATTTTAATGGATACAAAGTCTTAATTGTCCTCGGTTAGTTTTCTAAAACTCATGAATTTTTTTTATTTTTCTCAATAGTCTTAATTGCCCAGTTCTTAATATATACATAAGAGAAAACATGAAAGAAATCCTTGAACATTTGAATATCTTCAGTAAAAGGATTGAACCTCCAACCTTTGTTGGAATCGATCTTTGTTATTAGCAAAATCTACAATGTCCTTGCAATTGCATTCACATTTAACATGTAATTTATCAATTCTCACTGCCAAAAAGCAACCTTTGATCAAAGCCGTAGCTTAAAATTCAATAGCTGCCATGAACTTGTTTTATGATCTCTCAAAATAGCACCAGCACCACCCATGCATTTTGAGAGATCAATTGACTTTGATAAAACGTTTATGGGGAGCGAGG encodes the following:
- the LOC101304774 gene encoding stromal 70 kDa heat shock-related protein, chloroplastic-like, with protein sequence MACSSAQINVLGSTPGASRTVFLGQRLGRTGPLRGFVSLRSNGAGRRAGPLRIVNEKVVGIDLGTTNSAVGAMEGGKPTIVTNAEGQRTTPSVVAYTKNGDRLVGQIAKRQAVVNPENTFFSVKRFIGRKMSEVDEESKQVSYRVVRDENGNVKLDCPAIGKQFAAEEISAQVLRKLVDDASKFLNDKVTKAVVTVPAYFNDSQRTATKDAGRIAGLEVLRIINEPTAASLAYGFEKKNNETILVFDLGGGTFDVSVLEVGDGVFEVLSTSGDTHLGGDDFDKRIVDWLAADFKRDEGIDLLKDKQALQRLTETAEKAKMELSSLTQANISLPFITATADGPKHIETTLTRAKFEELCSDLLDRLKTPVENSLRDAKLSFKDLDEVILVGGSTRIPAVQELVRKITGKEPNVTVNPDEVVALGAAVQAGVLAGDVSDIVLLDVTPLSLGLETLGGVMTKIIPRNTTLPTSKSEVFSTAADGQTSVEINVLQGEREFVRDNKSLGSFRLDGIPPAPRGVPQIEVKFDIDANGILSVAAVDKGTGKKQDITITGASTLPNDEVQRMVNEAEKFAKEDKEKRDAIDTKNQADSVVYQTEKQLKELGDKVPAPVKEKVEAKLGELKEAISGGSTQAIKDSMAALNQEVMQLGQSLYNQPGAPGAGAGPTPPGAEAGPSESSSSSGKGPDGDVIDADFTDSK